From a single Silene latifolia isolate original U9 population chromosome 6, ASM4854445v1, whole genome shotgun sequence genomic region:
- the LOC141586381 gene encoding ACT domain-containing protein ACR3, translating to MAWPYFDPEYENLSVKINPPRVCVDNSSCSDCTLVKVDSMNKPGILLEVVQILTDLDLIITKAYISSDGGWFMDVFHVTDHYGKKITDAETINCIEKALGPKGQAADWIKSCPGKRVGLHSVGDHTAVELIGRDRPGLLSEIFAVLADLHFNITAAEVWTHNSRIACVLYVNDDTTYRAVNDPSRLSFMEEQLNNILGSTDDEEQVSRTSFSMGSTHMDRRLHQMLFADKDYEGDGGANEKKYPTISKPMIFVDRCEEKGYSVVTVKCKDRPKLMFDIVCTLTDMQYVVFHATISSDGPNASQEYFIRHKDGCTVGMEGEKDRVIKCLEAAVHRRVSEGLSLELCAKDRVGLLSEVTRILRENGLSVIRAGVSTVGEKARNVFYVTDASGNPVDVETIDALRKEIGRTMMLNVKKAPSSKKAAAHEGSGWGKTSFFFGGLLEKFLP from the exons ATGGCATGGCCGTATTTTGATCCCGAGTATGAGAACTTAAGCGTCAAAATAAACCCTCCCAG GGTCTGCGTGGATAACTCCAGCTGCAGCGACTGCACTCTAGTTAAG GTGGACAGTATGAACAAGCCTGGTATACTGCTGGAAGTGGTGCAAATCTTAACCGACCTTGACCTCATCATCACCAAAGCTTACATTTCCTCTGATGGCGGATGGTTTATGGATG TTTTCCATGTTACTGATCATTACGGAAAGAAAATAACCGATGCAGAGACCATTAATTGTATAGAAAAG GCATTGGGACCCAAGGGTCAAGCAGCAGATTGGATAAAAAGTTGTCCAGGAAAAAGAGTAGGGCTTCACTCAGTAGGTGACCACACTGCAGTTGAATTGATAGGCCGTGATCGCCCTGGTCTATTATCCGAGATTTTTGCTGTTCTTGCTGATCTCCATTTCAACATAACAGCAGCTGAAGTGTGGACCCACAACAGTCGAATAGCTTGTGTCCTTTATGTCAATGACGATACCACCTATCGCGCTGTTAATGACCCAAGCAGATTATCCTTCATGGAAGAGCAGCTGAACAACATTCTCGGGAGTACAGATGATGAAGAGCAAGTGTCTCGCACGAGTTTCTCCATGGGAAGTACTCATATGGATCGACGTCTTCATCAAATGTTATTTGCTGATAAGGATTATGAAGGGGATGGAGGCGCAAATGAGAAGAAATATCCTACCATTTCCAAACCTATGATTTTTGTCGATCGTTGTGAGGAAAAGGGGTACTCGGTCGTGACTGTGAAATGCAAGGATCGGCCTAAACTTATGTTCGACATTGTCTGCACTCTCACTGACATGCAGTATGTTGTCTTCCATGCAACCATCTCTTCTGATGGACCAAATGCATCCCAG GAGTACTTTATTCGACATAAGGATGGATGTACGGTTGGTATGGAAGGTGAGAAGGACAGGGTCATCAAATGTCTTGAAGCTGCTGTTCACCGGAGAGTAAGCGAG GGTTTAAGCTTAGAGCTATGTGCAAAGGATCGGGTAGGATTATTGTCGGAAGTGACTAGGATTCTCCGAGAGAACGGACTATCAGTAATACGAGCTGGTGTATCCACAGTCGGAGAAAAGGCAAGGAACGTGTTTTACGTGACAGATGCCTCAGGGAATCCAGTAGACGTGGAAACCATAGATGCACTCCGGAAAGAGATAGGACGTACAATGATGCTCAACGTGAAGAAAGCTCCGTCAAGCAAGAAGGCGGCGGCCCATGAAGGGAGTGGATGGGGTAAAACCAGCTTCTTCTTTGGTGGTCTACTGGAGAAGTTCTTACCTTAG